Proteins from one Hemicordylus capensis ecotype Gifberg chromosome 7, rHemCap1.1.pri, whole genome shotgun sequence genomic window:
- the FBL gene encoding rRNA 2'-O-methyltransferase fibrillarin, producing MRPGFSPRGGRGGFGDRGGRGGFRGGRGGGFRSPGGGGGFRGGRGGGGRGGGGGGFRGGRGGGGRGGGRGGFRGGKKVTVEPHRHEGVFICRGKEDALVTRNLVPGESVYGEKRISVEDGELKVEYRAWNPFRSKLAAAILGGIDQIHIKPGAKVLYLGAASGTTVSHVSDIVGPEGLVYAVEFSHRSGRDLINVAKKRTNIIPVIEDARHPHKYRMLIGMVDVIFADVAQPDQSRIVALNAHNFLKNGGHFVISIKANCIDSTAVPEAVFASEVKKMQQENMKPQEQLTLEPYERDHAVVVGIYRPPPKQKK from the exons ATGCGGCCCG GATTCAGTCCCCGTGGAGGACGTGGTGGCTTTGGGGATCGTGGAGGACGTGGAGGCTTTCGAGGAGGTCGAG GAGGTGGATTTAGATCTCCTGGCGGTGGAGGAGGCTTTCGAGgtgggcgaggaggaggaggaagaggtggtggcggcggcggcttccgTGGCGGGCGAGGAGGTGGTgggcgaggaggaggacgaggTGGCTTCAGAGGCGGCAAAAAGGTTACAGTTGAGCCCCACAGGCATGAAG GTGTCTTCAtctgcagaggaaaggaagatGCCCTAGTGACACGGAACCTGGTTCCTGGCGAATCTGTATATGGAGAAAAGAGGATTTCTGTGGAG GATGGTGAACTAAAAGTGGAATACCGTGCCTGGAATCCTTTCCGCTCCAAGCTGGCGGCCGCCATCCTAGGAGGCATTGACCAGATCCATATCAAACCAGGCGCCAAAGTGCTGTACCTGGGAGCAGCCTCGGGCACGACAGTCTCTCATGTCTCTGATATAGTTGGACCA GAGGGGCTTGTGTATGCTGTGGAGTTCTCCCATCGCTCAGGCCGTGATCTCATTAATGTAGCGAAGAAACGGACCAACATTATCCCTGTGATTGAGGACGCACGGCATCCACACAAATACCGCATGTTGATTG GAATGGTGGACGTGATCTTTGCCGATGTGGCTCAGCCTGACCAGTCACGTATCGTGGCACTGAACGCACACAACTTCTTGAagaatggtggccattttgtcatCTCCATCAag GCCAACTGCATTGACTCCACAGCAGTGCCCGAGGCAGTCTTTGCATCTGAGGTGAAGAAAATGCAGCAGGAGAACATGAAACCCCAGGAACAGTTGACTTTGGAGCCCTATGAGCGGGATCACGCCGTGGTGGTGGGCATCTACAG GCCTCCTCCGAAACAGAAGAAATAG